In Kytococcus sedentarius DSM 20547, the sequence GGCGGTGATCGCCTGCGTCGGCAGGAAGAGCCCCGCCAGGCCGATCTGCTCGTCGGTGCCGGAGGCCGAGATCTTGAAGGCCCCGCTGGAGGTGTACTGGTTGTCCTGCACCAGCATCGGGGAGGCCTCGCGGTAGACCAGGTCACCCTCGGCGTTCCGGACGCTCACCTGGGGTGCGTAGCCGTTGCCCAGCAGATAGATGCGCGCGCCCCCCACCGAGAGCGGCGAGTTCACGCGCAGCTTCTGCGCCCGCTCGCCGTCGCCGTCGTCAAAGCGGGCGTCCACCTCGAAGAAGCGCGGCTGGCCGAACTGGCCCGGGCCGGCGTCGGCGTTCGTCTCGAACTCCACGTCCACCGCATCGACCGCGAGCCGGAAGGCCGGCAGGTCACGGGTGTCCACCCACGGCCCGGCGTTGAGCGTGTCGAACCGCCCGTTGCTGCTGGTGAACTCGTCCCCCTCGACGACGAGCACCTCCGCCCGCCACCCGAACAGGTAGCCGATGGCCACGCTGATGAGCACGCCCACCAAGCTCGTGTGGAAGATGAGGTTGCCCAGCTCGCGCAACATACCGGTCTCCAGGGAGACCTCGCGCACGCCCTCGCGGGGCGACTCCTCGCGCACCCGGTAGCGCCGCGCGCGCCCCATCGCCGCGATGGCGTCGGCCACCCCGTCGACCTCGGCGGCCGGGGCGGCGGTGGCGCCGGGCACGGCCAGCACGCGGTTGCCGGGCATCCGCGTCATGCGCCGCGGGACGGCCGGGGGACGCTGGCGCCAGCCCCGCAGGTACACCCGCGTGCGCGGGAGGATGCAGCCCACCAGCGAGGTGAACAGCAGCAGGTAGATCGCCGCGAACCAGGGGCTGGAGTAGACGTCGAAGAGCTGCAGCGCGTCCAGCACCGGGGCCAGCTTCGGGTGGTCCTGCTCGTAGCGGTCCACGGCGGCGGCGTCCACCGACCGCTGCGGCCAGATGGACCCCGGGACGGCCGCGACGGCCAACAGCATCAGCAGCAGCAGCGCCGTGCGCATGCTCGTCAGCTGGCTCCAGGCCCAGCGCAGGGTGCCCCGCATCAGATCACCGGCCTGAAGGAGGAGATCCACTCGGTCTGCAGCCACACCATCGCGCGGTCCCAGACCCCGGCCACCATGAGTACCCCGAGGACCATGAGGGCCACCCCGCCGACGATGCTGATCGCCCGGTGGTGGTCACGCAGCCACCCGAACGCCCCCGCCAGGCGCGAGATCCCCGCGGCCAGCAGCACGAACGGCAGGCCCAGCCCCAGGCTGTAGGCCCCGGCCAGCACCGCGCCGCGGGTGATCGCGTCACCCGAGCCGCTCAGCGAGGTCGACAGCGCGAGGATCGCGCCGAGCACCGGCCCGATGCAGGCGGAGAAGCCCAGCCCGAACGCGCCGCCAAGCAGCGGCGCACCGGCGAGGCCCGCCGCGGGGCGCCAGCGCACCTTCCACTCCCGGCCGCCCAGCCCGAAGGCCATCACGGCCCCCATCACCAGCACGGCCACGCCCCCCAGCCGCACCAGCAGCGCCCGGTCGTCCGAGAGCGCGATGCTCACACCGCTGACCACGACGCTCAGCGCCAGGAAGACCGCCGAGAAGCCGAGCACGAAGAGCATGCTGGCGAGCACCAGACGCGGCCGTCCCGCGGCCGGCGTGCCCTCGGCCTGCACGCCGCCGAGCCCGGTGATGTACCCCAGGAAGCCCGGCACGAGCGGCAGCACGCAGGGGGACGCGAAGCTCACCACGCCCCCAGCGAAGGCCAGCACCATCGCCCACGGCAGGAAGCCCGAGGCGATGGTGTCCTGCACCCCTCCCGCGAGGGCCGGCAGCACGAGGGCGCCCGGCGGCGCCAGCAGGGACAGGTCCGCCATTCAGGCGTCCTCGGCGAGCACGTCGTCGACCAGCGTGGTCAGCGTGGACAGCTCCACCGGCCCGGACACCCGGGCCGCGATGCGCCGCTGCGCGTCGAGCACGAGCGTGGTGGGCGTCGCAGCCGTGGCGCCCTGGAGACCACGCAGCGTGCCGCCCCCGTTGTCGCGCAGGTTCTGGTAGGTGATCTCGCGGGAGCGCAGAAAGGCCTGGGCGGTCTCCACGCTGTCCCGCTGCACCAGTCCCAGCAGCAGCACGTCCTGCTCGGCGTAGTTCTCCCAGAACTCCTGCAGCACCGGCATCTCCTCGATGCAGGGCGGGCACCACGAGCCCCAGGTGTTGAGCACCACGACCTTCTTCTCCACCTGGTCCAGCGCAAAGTCCTTGCCGTCCAGGGTCTGGCCCACCAGCGTCACTGGGTCACGGCGCTGGTCCGCGGCCACCTGCTCCACGGTGCCGTCGCCCGAAATGTACCCAGCGTCGCCCTCGCCCCGGGCACGTCCGGTCACGGTGTTGCCCCCGTCCTCGCCGCAGGCGGACAGCAGCAGCGTGCCCAGACCGGCCGCTCCCCCGGTCAGCAGGAGGCGGCGCGAGGGGTTGTCACCGGGGAGCATGCCGCCACCGGTCCTCCGCGGGGCGTTCATGCCCCGGGGACCGACGAGGCGCCGGGCAGCAGCGATGCCGCGGGCTCGCTGTAGTACACGGCGTGCACCTCGTCGCCGGTGAGGTCGAAGGTGGTCACGCTGGCCAGCGAGCACTCGCGCTTGCGGGGATCGTGCGTCAGCGGGCGGCCCTCCAGGTGGCTCCGCAGCGTCCAGATCGGCAGCTGGTGGCTGACGATCACGGCCTCGTGCCCCCGCGCCGCCCGGGCGGCCTCCCGCAGCGCCGCGTCCATGCGCGCGGCGATGGACTTGTAGGCCTCGCCCCAGGAGGGCCGCAGCGGGTTCCACAACAAGGGCCAGCTCCGCGGCTCGCTCAGCGCGCCCTTCTTGGCGGTCACCTGTCGCCCCTCGAAGCTGTTCTCCGACTCGATGACGCGCACGTCCGTCTCGATCGTGCGCCCGGTCGCGCGCGCGATGGGGGCGGCGGTCTCCTGGGCGCGCTCCAACGGGGAGGCCACCAGCAGGGCGATGTCACGACCGGCCAGCGCCTCGGCCACGAGGTCGGCCATCGCGCGCCCGCGCTCGGACAGGTGGTACCCGGGAAGGCGCCCGTAGAGGATGTCCTCGGGGTTGTGCACCTCGCCGTGGCGCACCACATGCACCAGCGTGCGGTCCACGCGGCCGTCGTGCCGCACCGGCTGCGGGGCGCCGGTCCCCTCCTCGCCGAGGTGCTGCGGTCCGCCGTCGACGGGCCGGTCGGTCGTGCGGGCCCGCTGCTGCTCCGGGCCCGGGCTCGGCATCGGTCCACGGGTCATGCGCTGATCTCCTGGGCAGAGGCGTCGAGGGCCTCGATGATGCGGTCGAGCACCTCGTCGGTGTGCGCCGCCGAGGCGAACCAGGCCTCGAAGGCGCTCGGGGGCAGGTGCACGCCACGACGCAGCATGGCGTGGAAGAAATCGGCGTGGCGCGCGGTGTCCTGCTGCTGGGCCGTGGCGAAGTCGTGCACCGGCTCCTCGCCGAAGAAGACGCTGAACATCGTCCCCGCACGGCCGATGGTGTGCGCGATGCCGTGGCGCGTGAAGGCGTCGGTGACGGCCGCGGTCAGCACCTCCCGGGCGTGGTCCACGGCCGCGTACACCTCGTCGGTGCACAGGCGCAGCGTGGTCAGGCCCGCCGTGGCTGCGACCGGGTTCCCGCTCAGCGTGCCGGCCTGGTAGACCGGCCCGGCCGGGGCCAGGTGGCCCATCACGTCCGCACGGCCACCGAAGGCCGCCACCGGGAAGCCGCCGCCCACGACCTTGCCGAAGGTGAACAGGTCCGGCGCGTCCCCCATCTGCGACAGGCCCCACCACCCGGTCGGGCTCGCGCGGAAACCGGTCATCACCTCATCGGAGATGAGCAGGGCACCGTGCTGCCGGGTGAGGCGGCGCATCGCCTGCTCGAACTCGGCGGTCGGCGGCACCACGCCCATGTTGCCGGCGGCGGCCTCCACGATCACCGCGGCCAGCTCGTCACCGTGCTCGGCGAAGGCGGCCTCCAGGGCGGCGACGTCGTTGTAGGGCAGCACCATCGTCTGCCCCGCGCTGGAAGCAGGCACCCCCGCCGAGTCCGGCAGCGCGAAGGTGACCAGTCCCGATCCGGCCGCGGCCAGCAGCGCGTCCACGTGCCCGTGGTAGTTGCCGGAGAACTTGATGACCTTCTCGCGCCCCGTGAAACCGCGGGCCAGGCGCAACGCGCTCATGGTCGCCTCGGTGCCGGAGTTCACCAACCGGACGGCCTCGACCGGCTCGATGCGGGCGACGACCTCCTCGGCGAGCTCCACCTCGTGCGGATTGGGCGTGCCGAAGCTGAAGCCGCGGGCGGCGGCCGAGGTCACCGCATCGAGCACCTCGGGGTGGGTGTGGCCCAGGATCATCGGGCCCCAGGAGCCCACGAGGTCGACGTACTCGTTCCCGTCGACGTCGGTGAGAAGGGCACCCTTGGCCGAGGTGATGAAGCGCGGCTCGCCACCGACCGCACCGAAGGCGCGCACCGGGGAGTTCACGCCGCCGGGGATCACGGCCCGGCCGCGCTCCATCCAGGCCACGCTGGCGTCGACGACGGGGGTGTTCGCAGGGTGCCCCGAGGGCTGGGGGTCACGGGGGGCAGGCATGGTCACGAGGGTATGAATCCTTCCTGAGAGTTCACTGCACAGCGGGTGGGGCCGCGACCCCGCAGGGGCGGCCGCCACCGGCGGGGTGGAGCGGGCCTCAGCGCTGCTCGCGCAACCAGCCGGCGGCCTCGAGCGCGTGGTAGGTCAGCACCACGTCGGCACCGGCCCGGCGGATGCTCAGCAGCGCCTCCAGCACGGCGGCGCGGCGGTCGATCCAGCCGTTCGCGGCAGCGGCCTCGATCATCGAGTACTCACCACTGACCTGGTAGGCCACGACCGGCAGGTCCGTGGCGGCCCGCAACGAGGCCACCACGTCCAGGTAGGCCAGGGCCGGCTTCACCATCACCAGGTCAGCGCCCTCGGCCTCGTCCAGCGCGAGCTCCACCAGGCTCTCCCGCGCGTTGGCGGGGTCCTGCTGGTAGGTCCGGCGGTCGCCGCTGAGCGAGGAGGCCACGGCCTCCCGGAAGGGGCCGTAGAAGGCCGAGGCGTACTTGGCCGTGTAGGCCATCACCACCACGTCGGTGAAGCCCGCGTCGTCGAGCGCCTCGCGGATGACCACCACCTGGCCGTCCATCATGCCGCTGGGCCCCACCACGTGGGCCCCGGCGCGGGCCTGCGCCACGGCCATCTCGGCGTAGCGCTCCAGCGATGCGTCGTTGTCCACCCGGCCGTCGGCGTCGAGCACGCCGCAGTGGCCGTGGTCGGTGAACTCGTCCAGACAGAGGTCGGTCATCACCAGCAGGTCGTCGCCGACGGCGTCCCGCACGGCGCGGGTGGCCCGGTTCAGGATGCCGTCGGGGTCGGTCGCACCGCTGCCCTCGGCGTCCTTGTGGTCCGGCACGCCGAAGAGCATGATCCCGGCCACCCCGGCGTCGCGGCAGTGCAGCGCCAGCTCCACCAGGCCCTCGACGGTGTGCTGCTGCACGCCCGGCATCGAGCTGATGTCGCGCGGGGAGTCCCCCTCGTGCACGAAGGCGGGCAGCACGAGGTCCTCCGGCGCCAGCCGCGTCTCGGCGACCATGCGCCGGAAGGCCGGCGTGCCGCGCAGGCGGCGCGGGCGACGGTGCGGTCCGAGCACGGTCCGCCCGCCGGTCGGCAGCGCCCCGGCGCCGGCCGTCATCGGCGGGCCCGGCGCTTGGGGGCCTCCTGGGAGGGCCGCGTCACGGGCCTGCCCTCGGCCACGGCGTCCTCCGCCCGGCCACGGGCGAAGTCGGTCAGCGCGTCGATGACCGCCTCGCTGCTGGCCTCCTCGGCCACCGCGTCCACGCGCAGGCCCAGGTCGGCCGCGGTCTGCGCGGTCGCCGGGCCGATCGCGACCACGACGGTGCTCGGGGACGGTTTGCCGGCGATGCCCACGAGATTGCGCACCGTGGAGCTCGAGGTGAACAGCACCGCGTCGTAGGTGCCGTTCTTGATCGCCGCACGGACCGGCGCCGGGGGCGGGGTCGCCCGCACGGTGCGGTAGGCCACGATGTCGTCGACCTCCCAGCCCCGCTCCTGCAGCCCGGAGACGAGCACCTCGGTGGCGATGTCCGCGCGCGGCAGGAAGACGCGGTTGATGGGGTCGAGCACGTCGTCGTAGGGCGGCCAGTCCTCGAGCAGCCCGCGGGCACTCTGCTCGCCGCTGGGCACCAGGTCGGGCTCCAGGCCCCACTCCCGCAGCGCGTCGGCGGTCTTGCCGCCCACGGCCGCGATCTTCAGGCCGGCGAAGGCCCGCACGTCGAGCCCCAGGGCGGTGAACTTCTCCTTCACGGCGCGCACGGCGTTCACGGAGGTGAACCCGATCCACTCGTAGGTGCCGGTCACCAGGCCCTTGATCGCCTTGTCCATCTGGTGCGGCGAGCGCGGCGGCTCCACGCTGATGGTGGGCACCACGTGGGCCGTCGCGCCGCGCTCGGAGAGCGCGTGCACCATCGGGCCGGCCTGGTCCTTGGTGCGCGGCACCAGCACGCGCCAGGCGAACAGCGGGCGCGTCTCGAACCAGGAGAGGGTGTCGCGGTCGCCGACACAGGCGCCGATGGTGGCCACCACCTCGTCCGCGGAGACCTCCGCGGAGCCCTCGGCCACGTCCCCCAAGGTGCTGATGATGGTGCTCTGGTGCGCGGTCGTCCCCCGGGTGGTCAGCGCGATCGGCAGCGCGGCGTCCCGGCCGGCCCCGACCAGCGCGGCGGCGTGGGCGGCGACCTCCTCGGGCGTGCCGATGAGCACGACCGTGGAGTCCTCGTCGTCCAGCAGCGCGGGGTTCACCCGGCCACCGGGGCCGATGGCGTGCACCGCCCGGTTGGTGCCGGTCGCGATCGGCACCCCCGCGTAGGCGGGCACCGCCTGCATGGCGGACACCCCGGGCACGACCTCGATCTCGATGCCGGCCTTGCGGGCCACGGAGGCCTCGACGCCCAGCGAGGAGAAGATCGACGGGTCACCGTCCACGATGCGGGCGACCAGCACCTGGCCCTCGCGGGTGATCCCCTGCTCGGCCCGGCGCGCGGCCGCGTCCTTCACGGCGCCCTGCGTGGTCTGCACGAGCTCCTTCGCCCGCGAGACGGCGGTCAGCTCGGCCTGGGCCGCGGGCACCGTCATGAACTCGGCGTCCGGCCGCATCCACTCCACGAAGTCGTCCTGCAGGTGGCCCTCGTCGGCCACCACGACGTCGGCCATGGCCAGGATGCGGGTGGCGCGGACGGTCATCAGGCCCGGGTCGCCGGGGCCCGCGCCGACGAAGGCGATGCGGGCAGCGGGCGCGGGGCATCCCACCCGCGTGGGCGTGGGCTGGGTGCTCGGGGCGGTGCTCACGAGTTCTCCTTCGGGGACGTCGGGTCGGGGTGGGCAGGAACCTCTCCGACGCCGGGGAGGACGTCGGCCCCTCCACCTCGCAGCGCCTCGGCCACCCGCCGGCCCAGCTCACGGGCGGCGGTGTCCAGGGCGACGCGGTCGTCGTTCCTGCTGTCGTCGGGGGTGTCTGCGGGGGTGTCGTCTGGCGTGTCTGCGGGGTGGCCGGCGGGCACGCCGCGCGCGCAGTCGGCCTCGAGCAGCGCGCGGCTGCCGTCGCGAGGGCCGGCGAAAGTCATCAGGTCCACGCGGGCACCGTCGTGGCGGGCCAGCGCACCGATCGGCGCGGAGCACCCGGCCTCGAGGGTGCCCAGGACGGCACGCTCGGCCGTGGTGGCCGTGCGCGTGGGTAGGTGGTCCAGCGGCTCCAGCATCGCGATGCTCTCGGCGTCGTCACTGCGGCACTCCACGGCCAGCGCGCCCTGCCCCGGGGCCGGCACCATCACCTGCGGCTCCAGCCACTGGGTCACGTGCTCGGTGAGGCCGAGGCGGCGCAGACCGGCGCCGGCCAGCACGACGGCATCGAGCTCGCCCTCGGCGACCGTGGCCAACCGGCGCGGCACGTTGCCGCGCAGATCCACGACCTCGAGGTCGGGGCGGGCCACGCGCAGCTGGGCCTCGCGGCGCGGGGAGCCGGTGCCCACCCGCGCGCCGGCCGGCAGCGTCTCCAGGGTGAGGCCGTCCCGGGCCACCAGTGCGTCACGAGGGTCCTCCCGCTCGGGCACGGCGGCGATGACGAGCTCCTGCGGCTGCGCCACCGGCAGGTCCTTGAGCGAGTGCACCGCGATGTCAATCTCCCCCGCCAGCAGCGCGTCGCGCAGGGCGCTGACGAACACGCCGGTGCCCCCGATGCGGCTCAGCGGGGCCCGGTTGACGTCGCCCTCGGTGGTCACCAGCACCAGCTCGACCTCGTGACCGCGGGCACGCAGCGCGTCCGCCACGTGGGTGGACTGGGTGGTGGCCAGGTCGCTGCGGCGCGTCCCGAGCCGGACCACCCGGCCCTGCGCCCCGGCGGCGGTCTCCTGCGCGGCACTCACCGGGCACCCCCCTGCTCGTCGAACAGGGTGTCCAGACGCAGCCCCTCCATGCCCGGGGCCGTCTCCCCCAGCAGCGGCAGGGGGCCCGTGGCCGGGGGCGCCGACACGTTGACCGCGTCGTGCGGGTCGAGGTCGAACAGCTCGCGCAGGGCGCCGGCGAAGTCGCCCCGCGGGTCCCCCGCCAGCTCCTTCACGCGCACGCTGGGGGTGTGCAGCAGCTTGTCGACGATGCGGTGCACCGCGCGCTCCACCTCGGACCGACTGGCCTCGTCCAGGTCGGGCAGGCGCCGGTCGAGCCGCTCCATCTCGGCCAGCATCACCGAGCGCGCGGACTGCCGCAGGGCGGTCACGGTCGGCGCGACCTCCAGCTGACGGCGGGCGATCTCGAAGGCCGCCACCTCCGACTCCACGAGCTCGCGGACGGCGCGCACCTGGGCCTCCACGGCCTGGTCCTCCTCACCACCGGAGTCGAGGGCGTCCAGGCCCACGACCACCTGCCGGGGCAGGTCGGCCACCTCGGGGGCGACGTCGCGGGGCAGGGCCAGGTCGACGAACACCCGGTCGCGCTCCGGCAGCGAACGCACCAGCGGGGCCTCGATGACGGCGCCCGTGGCACCGGTGCAGGTCAGCACCACGTCCGCGTCCGCCAGCACGCCGGCGAGCTCGTCCCAGTCGTGGGCCGTCCCGCCGGTGGCGGTCGCCAGGCGGTCGGCGGTGGCCCGGGTGCGGTTGACGACGTGCAGGTCGGTGCGCACCTGGCGCGCGACGGTCATGGCGGCCAGCGAGCTCATGGCCCCGGCGCCCACCACGACGACGCGCTTGCCGACCAGGCTGCCCAGGCGCGCCTCGGCGCGTTCCAGACCGCGCTGCACCAGCGAGCGGCTCACCGCATCGATCTCGGTCTCGGCGTGCGCGCGGCGCCCGACGCGCAGCGCGTGGTCGAAGAGGCCCCCCAGGTGCGTCCCCGCCCGGCCGGAGCGACGGGCACGGCGCAGGGCCGTGCGGAACTGACCGAGGATCTGCCCCTCGCCCACGGCCATCGAGTCCAGGCCGGCCGCCACCGAGAAGGCGTGGCCCACGGCGCGGTCCTCGTAGTGGACGTACAGGTGCTGGGAGAGGTCCGGCAGCCGGACCCCGGTGATGTCGGCGAGGTTGTGGCCGATGTGGTGCACGGCGCCGTGGAAGGCCGACGCCTCGACGTAGACCTCGAGGCGGTTGCAGGTGGAGACGGTCAGCGCCTCGGAGATCGTGTCACCGGCCTGGACGGCTGCGGCGAGCTCGCCTGCTGCGTCGTCCCCCAGCGCCACTCGTTCCAACAGGTCCATGGACGCACTGCGGTGCGACGCACCAATGACCAGCAGGCTCACCGGGGGATCACCGACTCCTCTCAGCGGGTTCGCGCGCCAGGGTCTCGACCCCGCGGACAGGGGTGGGAGGGGCTCGAGGGGGCGCTATACCAGATGCGCCCGGCGTCGCGAACAGCACCCCCCACTCTACGCTGCTCCGTCGTAGTTCGCGAAATCACGCGCCCCCTGAGCACCCGCCGCACGGCCCCGGCGCGGCCCTCCGACGCCCCGGGGCCCCCGCCCCGCACAGCGGAACGCCCCCCGACCCGGTGTGGTCGGAGGGCGTTGCAGCTCACTTCTTGTTGCGGCGCTGGTGGCGCGTCTTGCGCAGCAACTTGCGGTGCTTCTTCTTGCTCATCCGCTTGCGACGCTTCTTGATGACGGAACCCATGCTTCACATCCTTTTCGGGGTGTACCTCGGCCCCTCTCGTGGATGGAGGCCTCACGACGGACAAAGAGTCCTGCTCTGCGCCACGGGCGTGGAGCACGGACTCGAAGACGGTGATCACCAAGGATACACGCCGCCGGCGCGGGCAGTGTCCGGATGGGGCCACGTCCCCTCCCCGCTCAGTCGAACCAGGGGTCCAGCCCGTGGTGCGGGAAGGTCGCCTCCCGGGCCGCCATGACGGCCTGGTCGACGGCGGACTCCGGGTCGTAGCCCGTCTCCCAGCTGCGCCACCACGGCCAGTCGCCCCCGGCGTCGCCGAGGGTGGCCGGGAACTCCCCGGTGATCTCCTCCACCCGCGCCCGCCACCCATCGGGCGTGTCCAGCGAGAGGTCCAGCTCGTTGCCGGCCACGACGGCCAGCAGCGCGCTCCAGCTGCGCGGCACCACGTCGGTGATGGAGTACCCACCGCCGCCCAGCGCCAGCCACCGGCCCTCGGTGACCGACCCGGCGAGCTCCCGCATCGACCCCATCGCGGCGACCTGGGCCTCCACGGACAGCCCCAGGTGGGCCAGCGGGTCCTTGGCGTGGCCGTCGCACCCATGCTGGGTCACCAGCACCGTCGGCTCGATGGCGTGCACCAGCGGCGGGACGATGGCGTGCACCGCGCGCAGCCAAGCCGCATCGCCCGTGCCCGGGGGCAGGGCCAGGTTCACCGCCGAGCCCACGGCGTCGGGCCCACCGACGTCCCCCGGGAAACCCGTCCCCGGGAACAGGACGCGCCCGGTCTCGTGCACCGAGACGGTCACCACCCGCGGGTCGTTCCAGAAGGCTGCCTCCACACCGTCCCCGTGGTGGACGTCCAGGTCCACGTAGACGATCTTCTCGGCCCCGCGGTCGAGCATCCGCTGGATGGCCAGGGCGCCATCGTTGTAGATGCAGAAGCCCGCCGCCCGCCCGGGCATGGCATGGTGCAAACCCCCGGCGATGTTCACCCCGCGCCGAGTCCGTCCGTCCATGATCGCGTCGGCCAGCACCAGGCTGCCACCGGCCGCCAGCGCCGAGGCCTCGTGCATGTGGGCGAAGGCCGGGGAGTCCTCGTCGCCGATGCCCAGCGCCCCGTCCGCGGATGCGGGGTCGGCCGAGACCTGCCGCACGTGCTCGACGTAC encodes:
- the hemB gene encoding porphobilinogen synthase, whose amino-acid sequence is MTAGAGALPTGGRTVLGPHRRPRRLRGTPAFRRMVAETRLAPEDLVLPAFVHEGDSPRDISSMPGVQQHTVEGLVELALHCRDAGVAGIMLFGVPDHKDAEGSGATDPDGILNRATRAVRDAVGDDLLVMTDLCLDEFTDHGHCGVLDADGRVDNDASLERYAEMAVAQARAGAHVVGPSGMMDGQVVVIREALDDAGFTDVVVMAYTAKYASAFYGPFREAVASSLSGDRRTYQQDPANARESLVELALDEAEGADLVMVKPALAYLDVVASLRAATDLPVVAYQVSGEYSMIEAAAANGWIDRRAAVLEALLSIRRAGADVVLTYHALEAAGWLREQR
- a CDS encoding histidine phosphatase family protein gives rise to the protein MTRGPMPSPGPEQQRARTTDRPVDGGPQHLGEEGTGAPQPVRHDGRVDRTLVHVVRHGEVHNPEDILYGRLPGYHLSERGRAMADLVAEALAGRDIALLVASPLERAQETAAPIARATGRTIETDVRVIESENSFEGRQVTAKKGALSEPRSWPLLWNPLRPSWGEAYKSIAARMDAALREAARAARGHEAVIVSHQLPIWTLRSHLEGRPLTHDPRKRECSLASVTTFDLTGDEVHAVYYSEPAASLLPGASSVPGA
- a CDS encoding glutamyl-tRNA reductase, which gives rise to MSLLVIGASHRSASMDLLERVALGDDAAGELAAAVQAGDTISEALTVSTCNRLEVYVEASAFHGAVHHIGHNLADITGVRLPDLSQHLYVHYEDRAVGHAFSVAAGLDSMAVGEGQILGQFRTALRRARRSGRAGTHLGGLFDHALRVGRRAHAETEIDAVSRSLVQRGLERAEARLGSLVGKRVVVVGAGAMSSLAAMTVARQVRTDLHVVNRTRATADRLATATGGTAHDWDELAGVLADADVVLTCTGATGAVIEAPLVRSLPERDRVFVDLALPRDVAPEVADLPRQVVVGLDALDSGGEEDQAVEAQVRAVRELVESEVAAFEIARRQLEVAPTVTALRQSARSVMLAEMERLDRRLPDLDEASRSEVERAVHRIVDKLLHTPSVRVKELAGDPRGDFAGALRELFDLDPHDAVNVSAPPATGPLPLLGETAPGMEGLRLDTLFDEQGGAR
- a CDS encoding TlpA family protein disulfide reductase → MLPGDNPSRRLLLTGGAAGLGTLLLSACGEDGGNTVTGRARGEGDAGYISGDGTVEQVAADQRRDPVTLVGQTLDGKDFALDQVEKKVVVLNTWGSWCPPCIEEMPVLQEFWENYAEQDVLLLGLVQRDSVETAQAFLRSREITYQNLRDNGGGTLRGLQGATAATPTTLVLDAQRRIAARVSGPVELSTLTTLVDDVLAEDA
- a CDS encoding uroporphyrinogen-III synthase; its protein translation is MSTAPSTQPTPTRVGCPAPAARIAFVGAGPGDPGLMTVRATRILAMADVVVADEGHLQDDFVEWMRPDAEFMTVPAAQAELTAVSRAKELVQTTQGAVKDAAARRAEQGITREGQVLVARIVDGDPSIFSSLGVEASVARKAGIEIEVVPGVSAMQAVPAYAGVPIATGTNRAVHAIGPGGRVNPALLDDEDSTVVLIGTPEEVAAHAAALVGAGRDAALPIALTTRGTTAHQSTIISTLGDVAEGSAEVSADEVVATIGACVGDRDTLSWFETRPLFAWRVLVPRTKDQAGPMVHALSERGATAHVVPTISVEPPRSPHQMDKAIKGLVTGTYEWIGFTSVNAVRAVKEKFTALGLDVRAFAGLKIAAVGGKTADALREWGLEPDLVPSGEQSARGLLEDWPPYDDVLDPINRVFLPRADIATEVLVSGLQERGWEVDDIVAYRTVRATPPPAPVRAAIKNGTYDAVLFTSSSTVRNLVGIAGKPSPSTVVVAIGPATAQTAADLGLRVDAVAEEASSEAVIDALTDFARGRAEDAVAEGRPVTRPSQEAPKRRARR
- the hemC gene encoding hydroxymethylbilane synthase; this translates as MSAAQETAAGAQGRVVRLGTRRSDLATTQSTHVADALRARGHEVELVLVTTEGDVNRAPLSRIGGTGVFVSALRDALLAGEIDIAVHSLKDLPVAQPQELVIAAVPEREDPRDALVARDGLTLETLPAGARVGTGSPRREAQLRVARPDLEVVDLRGNVPRRLATVAEGELDAVVLAGAGLRRLGLTEHVTQWLEPQVMVPAPGQGALAVECRSDDAESIAMLEPLDHLPTRTATTAERAVLGTLEAGCSAPIGALARHDGARVDLMTFAGPRDGSRALLEADCARGVPAGHPADTPDDTPADTPDDSRNDDRVALDTAARELGRRVAEALRGGGADVLPGVGEVPAHPDPTSPKENS
- a CDS encoding 30S ribosomal protein bS22 yields the protein MGSVIKKRRKRMSKKKHRKLLRKTRHQRRNKK
- the resB gene encoding cytochrome c biogenesis protein ResB, which gives rise to MRGTLRWAWSQLTSMRTALLLLMLLAVAAVPGSIWPQRSVDAAAVDRYEQDHPKLAPVLDALQLFDVYSSPWFAAIYLLLFTSLVGCILPRTRVYLRGWRQRPPAVPRRMTRMPGNRVLAVPGATAAPAAEVDGVADAIAAMGRARRYRVREESPREGVREVSLETGMLRELGNLIFHTSLVGVLISVAIGYLFGWRAEVLVVEGDEFTSSNGRFDTLNAGPWVDTRDLPAFRLAVDAVDVEFETNADAGPGQFGQPRFFEVDARFDDGDGERAQKLRVNSPLSVGGARIYLLGNGYAPQVSVRNAEGDLVYREASPMLVQDNQYTSSGAFKISASGTDEQIGLAGLFLPTQAITADRGPHSTFPGLADPALVMTAWEGTLFPGGRPQSVFTLQTDQMEQVEGEDGTPVRIFLRPGETFQLPDDRGEVAFEEVKRFAGLSVSHDPGQVPALVFSMVGLAGLIMTLTIRRRRYFFRVTGGTAPAGPGEVHPGGAHPIEVDMAGLAKGHDPTVSDGVDSLEKDLRKRLGLPPAEDATPAGGATGPHPTDDPDAGGGPTGPRQTPEEK
- the hemL gene encoding glutamate-1-semialdehyde 2,1-aminomutase, with the translated sequence MPAPRDPQPSGHPANTPVVDASVAWMERGRAVIPGGVNSPVRAFGAVGGEPRFITSAKGALLTDVDGNEYVDLVGSWGPMILGHTHPEVLDAVTSAAARGFSFGTPNPHEVELAEEVVARIEPVEAVRLVNSGTEATMSALRLARGFTGREKVIKFSGNYHGHVDALLAAAGSGLVTFALPDSAGVPASSAGQTMVLPYNDVAALEAAFAEHGDELAAVIVEAAAGNMGVVPPTAEFEQAMRRLTRQHGALLISDEVMTGFRASPTGWWGLSQMGDAPDLFTFGKVVGGGFPVAAFGGRADVMGHLAPAGPVYQAGTLSGNPVAATAGLTTLRLCTDEVYAAVDHAREVLTAAVTDAFTRHGIAHTIGRAGTMFSVFFGEEPVHDFATAQQQDTARHADFFHAMLRRGVHLPPSAFEAWFASAAHTDEVLDRIIEALDASAQEISA
- a CDS encoding cytochrome c biogenesis CcdA family protein, yielding MADLSLLAPPGALVLPALAGGVQDTIASGFLPWAMVLAFAGGVVSFASPCVLPLVPGFLGYITGLGGVQAEGTPAAGRPRLVLASMLFVLGFSAVFLALSVVVSGVSIALSDDRALLVRLGGVAVLVMGAVMAFGLGGREWKVRWRPAAGLAGAPLLGGAFGLGFSACIGPVLGAILALSTSLSGSGDAITRGAVLAGAYSLGLGLPFVLLAAGISRLAGAFGWLRDHHRAISIVGGVALMVLGVLMVAGVWDRAMVWLQTEWISSFRPVI